One window of the Diachasmimorpha longicaudata isolate KC_UGA_2023 chromosome 9, iyDiaLong2, whole genome shotgun sequence genome contains the following:
- the LOC135165973 gene encoding M-phase phosphoprotein 6: MTGREIEKMKLSKSILEMKFMKRTKEKVEQQLFQTEGEEYFESQLTTRLKKESGKYLIEPSFLHCEKLIEGRLSFQGMNPEIEKLIEAELNEEREKLEKLKEEDVSETQMAEHFKSYNPSKKNKNRNRKKRFSSDGNRGGRQCKRIKFMKPSD, from the exons ATGACGGGGAGGGAAATAGAGAAAATGAAACTGTCGAAGAGCATTTTGGAGATGAAG tTCATGAAGCGGACGAAGGAAAAGGTTGAACAGCAGTTATTTCAAACTGAGGGTGAGGAGTATTTTGAGAGCCAATTGACGACGAGACTGAAAAAAGAATC AGGGAAATACCTCATCGAGCCAAGTTTTTTGCACTGCGAAAAATTGATCGAAGGACGTTTGAGTTTCCAAGGAATGAACCCAGAAATTGAGAAACTCATAGAAGCCGAGTTAAACGAAGAACGTGAGAAGCTGGAGAAACTTAAGGAGGAAGACGTATCCGAGACACAAATGGCGGAGCACTTCAAATCGTATAATCCCTCGAAGAAGAATAAGAATAGAAATAGGAAAAAACGATTTTCTTCAGACGGAAATAGAGGAGGACGGCAATGCAAGAGGATAAAGTTCATGAAGCCTTCGGACTGA
- the LOC135165971 gene encoding mitochondrial uncoupling protein Bmcp, which translates to MGEGKPLGWSPFIYGGVASIIAELGTFPLDTTKTRLQIQGQKLDKKHATLRYSGMTDALVQISRQEGFKSLYCGISSAILRQATYGTIKFGTYYSIKQLATEKWGTDDLVLINVVCAAIAGSISSAIANPTDVVKVRMQVSGNETNLSLYGCFHDVYQHEGVRGLWRGVGPTAQRAAIIAAVELPIYDFTKQQLISRIGDGVANHFISSTTASMASAIASTPIDVIRTRLMNQRRTFTSSSALCPHLYKGSIDCFIKTCTNEGFFALYKGFVPTFLRMGPWNIIFFITYEQLKKLPLL; encoded by the exons ATGGGAGAGGGAAAACCGCTGGGTTGGAGTCCATTTATTTACGGAGGTGTTGCCTCGATTATCGCAGAGCTAG GTACTTTTCCACTGGACACCACAAAAACAAGGCTCCAAATTCAGGGACAAAAATTAGACAAGAAACATGCGACCTTGAGGTACTCTGGCATGACAGATGCACTAGTCCAAATTTCTAGGCAGGAGGGATTTAAATCGTTGTACTGTGG GATCAGCTCGGCAATACTGAGGCAGGCGACGTACGGAACAATAAAGTTCGGCACATACTACTCAATTAAACAACTGGCAACTGAAAAATGGGGAACCGATGATTTAGTGCTTATAAATGTTGTATGCGCTGCAATAGCTGGATCTATATCGAGCGCTATTGCTAATCCAACTGATGTGGTGAAAGTTCGTATGCAAGTCAGTGGTAATGAGACTAATCTTTCATTATATGGTTGCTTCCACGACGTTTATCAACATGAAGGTGTACGCGGTTTATGGCGG GGGGTAGGACCCACCGCTCAGAGGGCGGCGATCATAGCTGCGGTGGAGCTTCCAATATACGATTTCACGAAGCAACAACTGATCTCACGAATTGGCGATGGGGTCGCCAATCACTTTAT TTCCAGTACCACAGCTAGTATGGCAAGTGCCATAGCTTCCACCCCGATAGACGTCATTCGA ACGCGATTGATGAACCAAAGGCGGACGTTTACCTCCAGTAGTGCTTTATGTCCACACCTTTACAAAGGAAGTATAGACTGCTTCATCAAG ACCTGTACAAACGAAGGATTTTTCGCCCTGTACAAAGGCTTCGTCCCGACGTTTCTACGAATGGGACCTTGGAACATCATATTCTTCATCACCtatgaacaattgaaaaaattacctcTACTGTAA